The uncultured Celeribacter sp. genome includes the window GCCGACACCCCCAGAGGTTCAGGCAGAAACCAGCCGATCACGTCTTGCGGGTAAAAAAATTCCGCCTTACCCAGCGGAATTTTTCTCTTCCAATGTCAGCCATTCTTCTTCGGCGGCCATGAGTGTGCTCTGGCGCTCCGTCAACATCTCGGTCGCCTTGTTGAACTTCACCGGATCACGCGTGAACAGCTCAGGATCGGCCAGAAGCTCGGACAGCTTGCCAATCTCAGCCTCCAGTCGCTCGATTTCTCCGGGCAAAGCCTCCAGCCGGTGCTTTTCGGTGAAGGACAGACCGGATTTAGACTTTTCTGTAGCCTTCGGTAGCGTTTTGGCCGCAGACGCCGCAGATTTATCGCTGCCCTTGTCCTGGGTTTTTCCAGCAGATGCGCCCTTTCCGGCCCCACTTCCGCCAGCCGTGCCACGTTGCGCCAGATAGTCGGACCATCCGCCGGCATAAACCGTGGCCTCGCCATAGCCTTCCATCGCGACAGTCTGCGTTGCCACCCGGTCGATGAAATCGCGGTCGTGCGACACCAGTAGAACCGTGCCTTCGAAATCCGTCAGCAATTCCTGCAGCAGGTCCAGTGTCTCGATATCCAGATCGTTGGTCGGTTCGTCGAGCACCAGAACATTGGACGGCTTCGCCATGATCTTGGCCAGCAGCAGCCGGGCTTTTTCCCCACCCGACAGCGACGCCACGGGGGCGCGTGCCTGCGCATCTGTGAACAGGAATTCCTTGAGATAGCCGACGACATGTTTCGGCGTGCCGCGCACCATGACCTGATCCGCCTTGCCCGACACCCGCATGTCCTTTTCCGAGGTCAATGCCTCCCAAAGGCTCATGCCCTCGGGCAGATTGGACCGGGTCTGATCAAACACCGCCATGTCCAGTTTCGTGCCAAGTCGGACACTGCCTGCATCCGGCTCCAGTTCCCCCGTCAACATTTTCAGCAAGGTGGTCTTGCCAGCGCCATTCGGCCCGACAAAAGCGATGCGATCGCCCCGTGCCACCTTAATCGAAAAATCGCGCACGATGGTCTTGTCCCCAAACCGCTTGGCGATGTGTTCCGCCTCAACCACGCGCTTGCCGGATTTCTCCGCCACATCCAGCTCCATGGCCGCCACGCCCTGGCGGCGGATCTGGCTGGCACGTTCGGCACGCAAGTCCTGCAGCGCGCGCACGCGGCCCATATTGCGTTTGCGCCGCGCCGAAATCCCTTCGACCGCCCAGCGGGCCTCTGCCTTGATCTTGCGATCCAGCTTGTGGCGCTGCATGTCCTCATCTTCCCAGACCTTGTCGCGCCAGACTTCGAAGGCCTCAAAGCCCTCTTCCTGACGGCGCACCTCGCCGCGGTCGATCCACAGGGTCGCGCGGGTCAGGTGGTTCAAAAAGGCCCGGTCGTGGGAAATCAGCACATAGGCGGTCTTGGTGCTGCGCAATTCTTCCTCAAGCCAGGCAATGGCCTGAATGTCGAGGTGGTTGGTCGGTTCGTCCAGAAGCATCAGCCCCGGCGCCTCGGCCAGAAGTTTGGCCAGAGCCGCACGACGACATTCCCCGCCAGAGGCCGTCTCGACGGGGGTCTGCGGATCGAACTTCAGCCCTTCGGCAACCATATCGACCTTATAGGTTTCACTGGCGTCCAGCGCAGAAGCCGCGAAATCGCCCAATGTGGCAAAGCCGGAGAGATCCGGGTCCTGTTCCATATAGCCGACGGTCACCCCCGGCCCCAGAACGCGGGATCCGTGGTCGGCTTCGACCAGACCGGCCATGACCTTCATCAGGGTCGATTTGCCCGAGCCGTTGCGCCCGACAAGAGCGACGCGGTCGCCCTCCTGCACAACAAGGTTCAATCCGGAAAAGACCGGATCGCCACCAAAGGTGAGAGAGATATCGGAGAGCTGTAATACGGGTGCGCGTGCCATGCCTGAGCGCTACAGCGGCGCCGGGAGGAGGTCAAGCGACAGATCACAGCACACCTGCCCCGAAGCTACCAGCGAGATGCGCACAGACAGGCTGCGGTTCTGCCGCTCAGGACATCGTGCCCGCGTCGGCTTGCAGCTCTAGCGCCCGCGCCCGCGGAATGCCCCAGAAAGCCTCAAGATGGTGCAGCAGAACGTCTTCGTCCTCATGTTTGACCCCATCGGCGTAGACAACCTGCCAGAGCGCCCGCACGGTGGCTTCCCGGTCTTCCATACCGATGGCATCGCGCAATATCTGCGCCATCTCGTCGGTGTCGGGCATTTCGGCCTCAAGCTTCTGACAAGACGCACGCATTTTGGACGCCTCCACCATCGACAGATCGAAGCGCTGGGACAAAATCCTGTCGATCACCTGAAATTCTTCGAACCGGATCACATGGTCAGCCTTTGCAACCCGCACCAGAAGCGCACCCAACGCGTGCTGCGCGTCGGCTTCGGGCAAAGGTGTGTGATAGGGTTCCGGTTTGCGAAACAACGCTCTCAGTGAGTCAAACATGGCATGTCCCAACATGTCTTCGCCCGGGGTCAATGCCCAAGGTCAATGATCGTGACGACAGCTTAGGAGGCCTGCCCCGGAGTTTCTATCCCTTTCCGATCCCTACGCCCCGTTCCCCAGCATATCGCGACCATCAAGCCACAGGACCAAGGCACTGCACGGATCACATTCCAATCACCATATGTGATTGCCTGCGTCACAAGGCGTCGTTGGACAGGCCCCACGGCAGATCCTAAGCACTTATTCATGTTCGATTATTCCCTGCTCCACTGGACCACATTCCTTTCGGCCGCCGTGCTTTTGAACCTTGCACCCGGACCGGATTTTGCCTTCATCCTCGGCCAGACCCTGCGTGGCGGGAAACGCGCGGGCTTTGCTGCCATGTTTGGCATCTGGGGCGGTGCCATGGTCCATGTGGGCATGGCCGCCGCCGGGCTTTCGGCCGTGCTGATGACCTCGGCCACGGCCTTTGCCGTCTTGAAATGGGTTGGCGTGGCCTATCTTGTCTGGCTCGGCGTCGCGGCTCTACGTTCTGACGGGCGCGCCTTTCTCACAGAGGCGGACACAGAAGACGCCCCCGCGCGCCAAAGCCATTGGGCGATTTTTCGTCAGGGTGTCTTCACCGACATTCTGAACCCGAAAGTGGCCCTGTTCTTTCTCGCGTTCTTGCCGCAATTCGTGGTCGAAGGGGCCGGATCTGTCCCCGCGCACATCTTTTTGCACGGCACGCTGATCATCGTCACCGCCGCGCTGGTCGAACCGCCACTGATTCTGATGGGCGACCGGCTGGGAACGGCGCTGCGCCGCTCCCGAACCCTGGGCAAATGGATGGAACGCTCCCTTGGGGCCATTTTCATCGGGCTTGGCCTCAGGCTGGCGCTGGAGAAGCGCTGATCACCCCGCCACGGCGCGCAGCAATTTCTTGCGCGCGGGCGGAATTGCCTTGATCTCAACGCCCGTAAACACATGCATGGTGTTGAGATCGCGATCCACGACCGCATGATCCGATACCCATCCGCCCATCATCAGATAGGTCTTCAGCAGCGGCGGCATCTTCAGCATGGCGCGTTTGGCATCGGGTTTGCGCCGCAGCCGGGCCGCAAATTTGAAGACACTCGGCGCTTTCACCTTGGGCAAAAAGCGTTTCGGACCAAGATGACGGTGCTTGAGCATGGCCAGCGCATCGGCATGCTCTTTCCATTCCGTGCCATGAAAGGAAGAGCAGCCAAACAGCAATTCCACATCGCGCTCATCGACATAGCGTGTCATCGCACCCCAGGCAACGCGCAGAATATCGGGATCCCGAAGCTCGGGATGAATGCAGAACCGCCCCATTTCCAGCATGCGACCAGAAAACGCCTGCAACCCGTCCAGATCGTAAAACTGCGCCGAATAGCTGCGCGAAATCTCCGCCCCGCCCTCAAGATCGAGAAAACGGAAAGTGCAGACCAGCTCCCCCGTCTTGCGATCCTCGATCAGGATGTGGCGGCAGAGCGCATCGAAATGATCCGCCTCAAGCCCGTCGCCCCGTGCAGCTGCACCGGTGCCGGCGACAAAGGCGAGATAACGCAGACGTTGCGCCGCTTCGAGATCGGCGGGGGTTTCAGCAAATCGTACGGTGTAACGGCCCTTGAGCAGGTTAAACATGGAACTGATCCTCTTGCATGACCCGATAAGAGATGGGTTCACTCTTTCTTGCCTGCAAGTCATGACGTTTTTTTGAAGGCTTGTCTCGCCCCTTAATCCGCCTATCTTCAGCGGAGAAATAGGGAAAGGAGCGCCGACATGCCTAAAACTGATAAATCCGACACCGAATGGCGCGAGATTCTGGATCCAGAAACCTTCCGCGTCACCCGCCAACAGGGCACCGAACGAGCCTTTTCTCATCCCGGGTTTCCCAAGGTCCCGGGTATTTTCAAATGCGCTTGCTGCGGAGCCGAGCTATTCACCCAGGAAGAAAAATACGAATCCGGCTGCGGCTGGCCCGCCTTTTACGCGCCCAAGGCGGATGCTCCCGTGGGCGAAAGCCATGACACCTCCTTTGGGATGGTGCGCACCGAGGTGCATTGCGACGATTGCGGCGCGCATCTGGGGCACGTCTTTCCCGATGGCCCGGCCCCGACCGGGCTGCGCTATTGCATCAACGGCGTCTCGATCCACTTTGACCCCAATGAAAATGCGGAAACGCTCTGATCTGCACACGCTGGCGCAACCACCGGCAAGAGGACAGACCAAATAAAAAAGCCGCCCCTCCGGGCGGCTTTTCACATCTCTCACAGGTAGATGCGCCGATTCACTGCAACAGTTGTTCAGCAGAGATATTGCCGAGGTTGCCAAAGAGCTGCTGAATAAAGGTGATCCCCTGAACATTCGACGTGGTTACACGCCGCGACAGGGCGACCACGCGGCCCTGTTCCAGACCGAAGCGTTCAATGTTCGACACCGTACCACGCGAATCAAAAGAAATCGCGACCACCTGGCGATCGACCTCTTTCGGTTCAAATGCGCCCAGATGGCGGAACTGCGACCGGACATAATACCAGCCGGAACTTTCCAGCAGGCCTTCAGTGCCCGGCACGCCGATCACATCGGCCACGGTTTCCTTGGTGTCGACACCAACGATCACCTGCGCCAGATCTTCGTCATTTGGGACGTAGCCATGGTTGCGATATTGCGCAACGCACGCGGACAACAAAACGGCCAACGTCAGCCCCATCAGGAGTTTCGCTGTGCGGTGTGCCCCTTGCGGGAAAATGCGTGTGGACATGTGCCCCCTCTTGCCTTGTGCTCTCGCGCCTCGTATCCGGCTTATAGAAACAGTGCCCGACGATCAAGGAGACATCCACAATGGGACATGACGGCCTGACAAATTGGGGGGTGGATCTGCGCCTGCGTGATTTGTCCCCAGCCACGGCGC containing:
- a CDS encoding ATP-binding cassette domain-containing protein, producing MARAPVLQLSDISLTFGGDPVFSGLNLVVQEGDRVALVGRNGSGKSTLMKVMAGLVEADHGSRVLGPGVTVGYMEQDPDLSGFATLGDFAASALDASETYKVDMVAEGLKFDPQTPVETASGGECRRAALAKLLAEAPGLMLLDEPTNHLDIQAIAWLEEELRSTKTAYVLISHDRAFLNHLTRATLWIDRGEVRRQEEGFEAFEVWRDKVWEDEDMQRHKLDRKIKAEARWAVEGISARRKRNMGRVRALQDLRAERASQIRRQGVAAMELDVAEKSGKRVVEAEHIAKRFGDKTIVRDFSIKVARGDRIAFVGPNGAGKTTLLKMLTGELEPDAGSVRLGTKLDMAVFDQTRSNLPEGMSLWEALTSEKDMRVSGKADQVMVRGTPKHVVGYLKEFLFTDAQARAPVASLSGGEKARLLLAKIMAKPSNVLVLDEPTNDLDIETLDLLQELLTDFEGTVLLVSHDRDFIDRVATQTVAMEGYGEATVYAGGWSDYLAQRGTAGGSGAGKGASAGKTQDKGSDKSAASAAKTLPKATEKSKSGLSFTEKHRLEALPGEIERLEAEIGKLSELLADPELFTRDPVKFNKATEMLTERQSTLMAAEEEWLTLEEKNSAG
- a CDS encoding TerB family tellurite resistance protein → MFDSLRALFRKPEPYHTPLPEADAQHALGALLVRVAKADHVIRFEEFQVIDRILSQRFDLSMVEASKMRASCQKLEAEMPDTDEMAQILRDAIGMEDREATVRALWQVVYADGVKHEDEDVLLHHLEAFWGIPRARALELQADAGTMS
- a CDS encoding LysE family translocator codes for the protein MFDYSLLHWTTFLSAAVLLNLAPGPDFAFILGQTLRGGKRAGFAAMFGIWGGAMVHVGMAAAGLSAVLMTSATAFAVLKWVGVAYLVWLGVAALRSDGRAFLTEADTEDAPARQSHWAIFRQGVFTDILNPKVALFFLAFLPQFVVEGAGSVPAHIFLHGTLIIVTAALVEPPLILMGDRLGTALRRSRTLGKWMERSLGAIFIGLGLRLALEKR
- a CDS encoding GNAT family N-acyltransferase → MFNLLKGRYTVRFAETPADLEAAQRLRYLAFVAGTGAAARGDGLEADHFDALCRHILIEDRKTGELVCTFRFLDLEGGAEISRSYSAQFYDLDGLQAFSGRMLEMGRFCIHPELRDPDILRVAWGAMTRYVDERDVELLFGCSSFHGTEWKEHADALAMLKHRHLGPKRFLPKVKAPSVFKFAARLRRKPDAKRAMLKMPPLLKTYLMMGGWVSDHAVVDRDLNTMHVFTGVEIKAIPPARKKLLRAVAG
- the msrB gene encoding peptide-methionine (R)-S-oxide reductase MsrB — translated: MPKTDKSDTEWREILDPETFRVTRQQGTERAFSHPGFPKVPGIFKCACCGAELFTQEEKYESGCGWPAFYAPKADAPVGESHDTSFGMVRTEVHCDDCGAHLGHVFPDGPAPTGLRYCINGVSIHFDPNENAETL
- the bamE gene encoding outer membrane protein assembly factor BamE → MSTRIFPQGAHRTAKLLMGLTLAVLLSACVAQYRNHGYVPNDEDLAQVIVGVDTKETVADVIGVPGTEGLLESSGWYYVRSQFRHLGAFEPKEVDRQVVAISFDSRGTVSNIERFGLEQGRVVALSRRVTTSNVQGITFIQQLFGNLGNISAEQLLQ